The Arcobacter porcinus sequence TATCTATGCAATAGTTTTTAAATCTTTTCTTCCAAAAAGATAAGATGCAAAACTTATGCGGTATTGATGAAGCAGGGCGAGGACCACTAGCTGGTCCTTTAGTTGTTGCTGGAACTATTCTTTTAGAAAATATAGATGGATTAAATGATTCAAAAGTTTTAAGCCAAAAAAGAAGAGAGACTCTTTTTGAAGAGATAAAACTAAAATCAAAATATCATATAGTTTTCAAAAGTGCAAAGCAAATAGATGAATTTGGAATTTCATATTGTTTAAAAAGCTCAATAGAAGAGATAATAGAAAATCTAAAAGAGTTTACAAACTCTTTTTTGATGGATGGAAATACAAATTTTGGAATACAAAATCTTCAAAAAGAGATAAAAGCAGATGCCAAATATCCAAGTGTTAGCGCAGCTTCAATTTTGGCAAAAGTTAGTCGAGATAGATTTATGAGTGAAATTTCAAGTAAATATCCAAATTATAACTTTGATAAACACAAAGGTTATGGCACAAAAGCCCATGTTGAAGCTATAAGAGAGTTTGGAAGAAGTGATATTCATAGAAATAGTTTTAAACTTAAAGCTTTGGGTGAAGTAGAGTTAGGAAAACAAACTCTACTTGATTTTTAGAAATTACTCATATCTTAAAGCTTCAATAGGATTTAATCTTGCAGCTTTTCTTGCAGGAAAATATCCAAAAACAACTCCAATCAAAGTTGAAAAGATAAAAGATATTAAAATTATTTGAGTATTTATAATATATGGTAATTCAAATATCTGTACAACTCCATAACCAACACCAAGCCCAAGTAAAATTCCAATAATCCCACCCCAAGTTGATAAAACAATAGCTTCAACCAAAAATTGCATTAGAACTTCATTTTGCATAGCTCCAATTGCAAGTCTT is a genomic window containing:
- a CDS encoding ribonuclease HII; this translates as MQNLCGIDEAGRGPLAGPLVVAGTILLENIDGLNDSKVLSQKRRETLFEEIKLKSKYHIVFKSAKQIDEFGISYCLKSSIEEIIENLKEFTNSFLMDGNTNFGIQNLQKEIKADAKYPSVSAASILAKVSRDRFMSEISSKYPNYNFDKHKGYGTKAHVEAIREFGRSDIHRNSFKLKALGEVELGKQTLLDF